The DNA segment TGCACGGTGTTCATGTTGAACGATAGGCCGAAATCCTTGGAAAGCCGCTTAAGGGCGATGAACAAGTCGCGAGCGCGAGCTCCCTCAATGGTGTTTTCGTCACTGAAGTCGATTTGGTAACGTTCGAGAAACGCCGCCTCATTAGTCCCGACGGCGTGGCGGTAGGCTTTGAACAGCACAACCAAGCAGGTGGCGATGGGGTTGGATTCGCGGGCGGTCTCCTGGCTGACCCTGTTGAGCGACGCAATCAACTCTTCGAATTGCGGATTGAGCATATCCAGAGCCTTAGCAACCTCGTCCCTTGGTTTGCCGGACAGTCTCATCAGATACATCAAGCTCAGATAATCGTTGCACCGGCGTTTGCTGTGATTGCCGAGCGTTTGATGCAAGAGCCGCATCACCTGCTCTTGTGCACCGTCCCTCATCATGGCGAGCACTTGGCTCGTGCGGATTAGCAACGCGGAGATGATCAGATCCCGGTGCTCGCGGATCGCGGCCAGTACCTTCGCCTCGATGAAGCACTCGCTCGCCTGCTCACCCATTTCAAAGCGGATGATGAACGAGCGCGACAGGATCTCGCCGAGTTCGCCTCCCAGAGGTTCGATACCTGTGGTGTTCAGTAGGCACTTAGGCCGCTCGACAACCGTCTCGGTGTCCGTGCCGATCTTGCGCTTCTCTTTGGCGATGCCGGTGACGCTGGTTAAGATGAAAGTCATTAAGTCCTCTGTCAGATGCTTGACCTCAACGTTGTCGAGAACAATGAGGGGATTCCGCGAGCCGTCGGTGTAGTTGGCTGCGTCGGTGCTCTTCTTCTGCTGCGGTTCGCCATAAAGCAGCGTTGATATCAGTTTGCTCGCGGTGGTCTTACCCGAGCTTGTGGGACCTTCAAATCGCATCATGGGCCGTGTTCCGGCGAAGTCGAGCAAGAGGAAGCAGGAAAGCCACTCGAGGATCAGGTCCCGGTTTCCCGGAGCGCACGTGAGGTTATTGTGAACGAGTTCTGTCAGGATCCGGTGCGCTTCCAACGGATCAGCTTTGGGAAGAAAGTGTATCGGTGCCATTTTGCGGGATCCCTCAAGAATGATACCATCCTCGTTTCCACCGTTCTTGATGATCTCCACACCCTCAGGCGTAATCTTGGCAATCTCGTGCTCGGAGTTATTGAGGTTGAAGTACACCGTGTAGCTTGAAACATCGGAATGCAGCCAGGATGAGTGTTCCCTTACCTCCCCTCTTTCCACTGCCAAGTTCGCCAGCACCTCGTAAAAAGTACGTCCGCCAGCCGTTGTTTGTACCATGCCGGTCTGTTTATATAGTATCGAAGCATAGAGTCGTCTGCGCCCGCGGTCCGGTGTATCCATCCACAGAATCGAATCCTCGAAGAACATGAACGGTTCGGCATGGGGAGTGTGGAAGAATTGTGCTCCAT comes from the Candidatus Zixiibacteriota bacterium genome and includes:
- a CDS encoding DNA primase → DVSEEKLIRLLEPILLDIGQLPPLEQDRHLRLIRDQCGKQGPSLATLRAQVTATQKEQRSKERHQRRAEMRPSDATPGSCKARLEEVLAATKEERGTSPDYRIVAEAAYEWFTDHGAQFFHTPHAEPFMFFEDSILWMDTPDRGRRRLYASILYKQTGMVQTTAGGRTFYEVLANLAVERGEVREHSSWLHSDVSSYTVYFNLNNSEHEIAKITPEGVEIIKNGGNEDGIILEGSRKMAPIHFLPKADPLEAHRILTELVHNNLTCAPGNRDLILEWLSCFLLLDFAGTRPMMRFEGPTSSGKTTASKLISTLLYGEPQQKKSTDAANYTDGSRNPLIVLDNVEVKHLTEDLMTFILTSVTGIAKEKRKIGTDTETVVERPKCLLNTTGIEPLGGELGEILSRSFIIRFEMGEQASECFIEAKVLAAIREHRDLIISALLIRTSQVLAMMRDGAQEQVMRLLHQTLGNHSKRRCNDYLSLMYLMRLSGKPRDEVAKALDMLNPQFEELIASLNRVSQETARESNPIATCLVVLFKAYRHAVGTNEAAFLERYQIDFSDENTIEGARARDLFIALKRLSKDFGLSFNMNTVQQFAQRFSNDIDTIRQAGFEIKVNRSEHSVRRTATYDTTYLA